A DNA window from Thermococcus sp. 4557 contains the following coding sequences:
- a CDS encoding BMP family protein → MKKWLSLFLIGIMALSVVASGCISSGGEESTKGTIAIVYDVGGRGDLSFNDMAYLGASKAAKDFNLDLVELQSNSEDDYVKNLETLAAQKKYLVIIAVGFMMTDAVKQVADEYPDQKFAIIDGYIPDKDNVMSILFKENEGSALAGALAGLIAANDGKDKVGIVLGMEIPVLYKFEAGYRFGVKWAEDYYKQKEGKDVTIDVLYQYTGSFGDAAKGKAAARAQLAQGAWVIYQVAGGTGLGVFDAVGEVLDSQGKKMGPPFAIGVDSAQDWIKPGVIIASMMKRVDVGVYKAVEDAVNGNFKGGVVELGLKEDGVGLSTVDDVMAMFDSLPEDTQQQKLKDLGFNSRDELKQYLEDTRKQVPDWVWDAIKELQGKITTGVIKVPAPMDKDGITEVRNAKTWQEMMELAK, encoded by the coding sequence ATGAAGAAATGGTTAAGCCTGTTTTTAATAGGCATTATGGCCCTCAGCGTCGTGGCCAGTGGCTGTATATCCTCAGGTGGAGAGGAATCCACTAAAGGCACCATTGCCATCGTCTATGATGTCGGCGGAAGGGGTGACCTGAGCTTCAACGACATGGCGTACCTCGGTGCCAGCAAGGCGGCGAAGGACTTCAACCTCGACCTCGTTGAGCTCCAGAGCAACAGCGAGGACGACTACGTCAAGAACCTCGAGACCCTTGCCGCCCAGAAGAAGTACCTCGTTATCATAGCCGTCGGCTTCATGATGACCGACGCCGTTAAGCAGGTCGCGGACGAGTATCCCGACCAGAAGTTCGCCATCATTGACGGTTACATCCCTGACAAGGACAACGTCATGAGCATCCTCTTCAAGGAGAACGAGGGCTCGGCCCTTGCCGGTGCACTCGCTGGCCTCATAGCGGCCAACGACGGCAAGGACAAGGTCGGCATCGTTCTCGGAATGGAGATACCGGTTCTCTACAAGTTCGAAGCCGGCTACCGCTTCGGTGTTAAGTGGGCCGAGGACTACTACAAGCAGAAGGAGGGCAAGGACGTTACCATAGACGTCCTCTACCAGTACACAGGAAGCTTCGGCGACGCCGCCAAGGGTAAGGCCGCGGCCAGGGCCCAGCTCGCCCAGGGTGCCTGGGTCATCTACCAGGTCGCCGGCGGAACCGGACTCGGTGTCTTTGACGCGGTTGGAGAGGTCCTCGACTCCCAGGGCAAGAAGATGGGTCCGCCGTTCGCCATCGGTGTTGACTCGGCCCAGGACTGGATCAAGCCGGGCGTCATAATCGCCAGCATGATGAAGCGCGTTGACGTCGGTGTTTACAAGGCTGTTGAGGATGCAGTTAACGGCAACTTCAAGGGTGGAGTTGTCGAGCTTGGCCTCAAGGAGGACGGTGTTGGCCTCAGCACCGTTGACGACGTTATGGCCATGTTCGACTCCCTTCCGGAGGACACCCAGCAGCAGAAGCTCAAGGACCTCGGCTTCAACAGCAGGGACGAGCTGAAGCAGTACCTCGAGGACACCAGGAAGCAGGTTCCCGACTGGGTCTGGGACGCCATCAAGGAGCTTCAGGGCAAGATCACCACCGGCGTGATCAAGGTTCCGGCTCCCATGGACAAGGACGGAATCACAGAAGTCAGGAACGCCAAGACCTGGCAGGAAATGATGGAACTCGCCAAGTGA
- a CDS encoding archaeosine biosynthesis radical SAM protein RaSEA: MTYWTSEDNVAGKPGTALFIILPTIGCYRFRINQACYMCAYPTAAPKVKWSQDAIVDYVKEALKKIEGKKGPFAVRMFTSGSFLDNGELKPETRRRIFEILAALEEVREIVIESRSELVRYDAVKELAEIVPDKHFEVAIGLETANDDIADVSINKGNTFEDFVRAAETTHKAGAKVKTYLLLKPIFLGERDGIEDAKESIIKAEPYTDTFSINITDIQKGTLYERLWEKKEYRPPWLWSAVEVLIWAKKRFPDKRILSDPVGAGSKRGPHNCLTDYDRTIGRAIKKFSATQDLSHIENLKPECRERWGYIVENGLLDWQLLTW, from the coding sequence ATGACATACTGGACGAGCGAGGACAACGTCGCCGGGAAGCCCGGAACGGCACTTTTCATAATCCTGCCCACGATAGGCTGCTACCGCTTCAGGATCAACCAGGCCTGCTACATGTGCGCCTACCCAACGGCCGCGCCAAAGGTGAAGTGGAGCCAGGACGCCATAGTGGACTACGTCAAAGAGGCCCTCAAGAAAATCGAGGGTAAAAAGGGGCCCTTCGCGGTCAGAATGTTCACCTCGGGCTCTTTCCTTGACAACGGAGAGCTTAAGCCCGAGACGAGGAGGAGAATCTTTGAGATTCTGGCCGCTCTGGAGGAGGTCAGGGAGATAGTCATCGAGAGCAGGAGCGAGCTGGTTCGCTATGATGCAGTGAAGGAGCTGGCCGAGATAGTCCCTGACAAGCACTTCGAGGTTGCCATAGGCCTTGAAACGGCCAACGACGATATAGCCGATGTTTCAATCAACAAGGGCAACACCTTTGAGGACTTCGTTAGGGCCGCGGAGACAACTCACAAAGCCGGGGCGAAGGTCAAGACCTACCTCCTGCTGAAGCCGATTTTCCTGGGCGAACGCGACGGCATAGAGGACGCCAAGGAGAGCATAATAAAGGCCGAGCCATACACCGACACCTTCTCGATAAACATCACCGACATCCAGAAGGGAACGCTCTACGAGCGGCTGTGGGAGAAGAAGGAGTACCGCCCACCGTGGCTCTGGAGCGCGGTTGAGGTCCTCATCTGGGCGAAGAAGCGCTTCCCGGATAAGAGAATCCTGAGCGACCCGGTTGGGGCCGGCTCGAAGCGCGGACCGCACAACTGCCTCACGGACTACGACAGAACCATAGGAAGGGCGATAAAGAAGTTCTCGGCGACCCAGGATTTAAGCCACATCGAGAACCTCAAGCCGGAGTGCCGCGAGAGGTGGGGGTACATAGTTGAGAACGGCCTCCTCGACTGGCAGCTGCTGACGTGGTGA
- a CDS encoding ABC transporter ATP-binding protein yields the protein MERRPIIEMKGIVKVYPDGTKALKGVDLTVNKGEILGLLGENGAGKTTLMKILFGMLHPTSGKILIRGEEVRFKSPSDAIAHGIGMVHQHFTLVEVFDALHNIILGMEGHGAFSKIDVDRARERLQKLMDDLNFQVPLEIPVEDLPVGVQQRIEILKMLYRDVDVLILDEPTAVLTPIEVEELFRVLRQLKAEGKTIIFISHKLNEVMDLTDRVTVIRKGEVIGTVNTSEATPQLLAKMMVGRDVVLKIEKPPKEPGEPILRVENLKVMGDRGEVAVNGLSFDVRAGEIFGIAGVEGNGQTELIEAISGLRKVESGRIYLQGKDITGKGPRELYDLGMAHVPEDRTHMGLILDMTVTENSVLGLHWHPKFQRFKGVINWSKAREHARSLIEQFDISAPGTEAPVKSLSGGNQQKLIVAREVSKEPIFIIAAQPTRGVDVASTEYIRNYLVKLRNEGKAVLLVSADLDEVLQLSDRMGIIYEGEFMGVVKPEEVNTEEIGMMMGGIRYEEIRK from the coding sequence ATGGAGAGAAGGCCAATAATCGAGATGAAGGGAATCGTCAAGGTTTATCCGGACGGCACGAAGGCCCTCAAAGGTGTTGATCTCACGGTTAATAAAGGCGAGATTTTGGGTCTCCTCGGTGAGAACGGTGCAGGAAAGACCACCCTCATGAAGATCCTCTTCGGGATGCTCCATCCCACATCGGGTAAAATTCTCATCAGGGGCGAAGAGGTTCGCTTTAAGAGCCCCTCCGATGCCATCGCCCACGGCATCGGTATGGTTCACCAGCACTTCACGCTCGTTGAAGTTTTTGATGCCCTTCACAACATAATACTCGGAATGGAGGGCCACGGGGCGTTTTCTAAGATAGACGTTGACAGGGCAAGGGAAAGGCTCCAGAAGCTCATGGACGACCTGAACTTCCAGGTGCCCCTCGAAATTCCCGTCGAGGACCTCCCCGTTGGTGTTCAGCAGAGGATAGAGATCCTCAAGATGCTCTACCGCGACGTCGATGTCCTCATCCTCGATGAGCCCACTGCGGTTCTCACGCCCATAGAGGTCGAGGAGCTCTTCCGCGTCCTGAGGCAGCTCAAGGCGGAGGGCAAGACCATCATCTTCATCAGCCACAAGCTCAACGAGGTCATGGACCTCACCGACCGCGTCACAGTCATCAGGAAGGGAGAGGTCATCGGAACGGTCAACACGAGCGAGGCAACGCCCCAGCTCCTTGCCAAGATGATGGTTGGCAGGGACGTTGTCCTGAAGATAGAGAAGCCGCCAAAGGAGCCCGGCGAGCCGATTCTCCGCGTTGAGAACCTCAAGGTTATGGGCGACCGTGGCGAGGTTGCCGTCAACGGCCTCTCGTTCGATGTCCGCGCCGGTGAGATATTTGGAATAGCGGGCGTCGAGGGCAACGGCCAGACTGAGCTGATTGAGGCAATTTCCGGTCTCCGGAAAGTGGAGAGCGGCAGGATATATCTTCAGGGCAAGGACATCACGGGCAAGGGGCCGAGGGAGCTCTACGACCTCGGAATGGCCCACGTGCCGGAGGACAGAACCCACATGGGGCTCATCCTGGACATGACTGTGACCGAAAACTCCGTCCTAGGCCTCCACTGGCATCCCAAGTTCCAGCGCTTCAAGGGCGTTATAAACTGGAGCAAGGCCAGAGAACACGCCAGGTCGCTCATAGAGCAGTTTGACATCTCCGCCCCGGGCACTGAGGCACCGGTTAAGTCCCTCAGCGGCGGAAACCAGCAGAAGCTCATCGTTGCAAGGGAGGTCAGCAAGGAGCCCATATTCATCATCGCGGCCCAGCCGACGCGCGGTGTCGATGTCGCCTCGACGGAGTACATTAGGAACTACCTCGTCAAGCTCAGAAACGAGGGGAAGGCCGTCCTTCTGGTCTCGGCCGATCTGGACGAGGTTCTTCAGCTCAGCGACAGGATGGGAATCATCTACGAGGGCGAGTTCATGGGCGTTGTGAAGCCCGAGGAAGTGAACACGGAAGAGATAGGAATGATGATGGGAGGTATCCGCTATGAAGAAATCAGGAAGTGA
- a CDS encoding ABC transporter permease, which yields MKKSGSESLKSINLRPFVESLIAILVGFIIGAIVLLAFGYNPWSAYYWLFQGALGSTYGIASTLKYATPIMLTALTFAIGTRTGIFNIGAESSFYFGAIAAVIFTNIWDNMWFGLAMGMLFGALWALPAAVLKVYRGVHEVISTIMLNWIGWFFVLWLIVGPYANPNDPNKTIRIPVDARLPIIGYGLSIAIIIAVIAALLTYFLLWHTTMGFGMRASGINQKAARYAGMNPKMAVMWSFLIGGLLSGLGGAMKIMGEGPGYAISQGGANIYGFGFDGIGVALVGRNHPLGIILSAIFFGMLRAGTALMQAQAHVPLEIIKVIQGIIVITVAIPSLYDLVKKAIHRGAA from the coding sequence ATGAAGAAATCAGGAAGTGAGTCCCTGAAGTCAATAAACCTCCGCCCCTTCGTTGAGAGCCTCATAGCCATACTCGTGGGTTTCATCATCGGTGCGATAGTCCTCCTGGCCTTCGGCTACAACCCGTGGTCCGCGTACTACTGGCTCTTCCAGGGCGCCCTTGGATCCACGTACGGAATAGCGTCCACGCTCAAGTACGCGACACCAATAATGCTCACGGCGCTCACGTTCGCAATCGGCACGAGGACCGGAATCTTCAACATCGGTGCCGAAAGCTCCTTCTACTTCGGCGCCATAGCCGCGGTGATATTCACCAACATCTGGGACAACATGTGGTTCGGCCTCGCCATGGGCATGCTCTTCGGCGCCCTCTGGGCCCTCCCAGCGGCGGTGCTCAAGGTCTACCGCGGCGTCCACGAGGTCATCTCGACAATCATGCTCAACTGGATTGGCTGGTTCTTCGTTCTCTGGCTCATAGTCGGCCCCTACGCCAACCCCAACGACCCCAACAAGACCATCAGGATACCCGTTGATGCGAGGCTTCCCATCATCGGCTACGGACTTTCGATAGCGATAATCATCGCGGTCATTGCCGCGCTGCTGACGTACTTCCTGCTCTGGCACACCACGATGGGATTCGGCATGCGCGCCAGCGGAATAAACCAGAAAGCCGCACGCTACGCCGGAATGAATCCAAAGATGGCGGTCATGTGGTCTTTCCTCATCGGTGGTCTCCTCAGCGGCCTCGGCGGTGCCATGAAGATCATGGGAGAGGGACCGGGCTACGCCATCAGCCAGGGCGGTGCGAACATCTACGGCTTCGGTTTCGACGGAATAGGCGTTGCCCTCGTCGGAAGGAACCACCCGCTGGGCATAATCCTGTCGGCAATATTCTTCGGAATGCTCCGCGCTGGAACCGCCCTGATGCAGGCTCAGGCCCACGTCCCGCTGGAGATCATCAAGGTCATCCAGGGAATCATCGTCATAACCGTCGCCATCCCGAGCCTGTACGACCTGGTTAAGAAAGCAATCCACAGGGGGGCTGCCTGA
- the surE gene encoding 5'/3'-nucleotidase SurE, with amino-acid sequence MPRILITNDDGIYSKGLRAAVEAVKDLGEVYVVAPLFQRSASGRAMTLHRPLRAKLVDVPGAKIAYGIDGMPTDCVIFALARFTDFDLAISGINLGENLSTEITVSGTASAAIEAATNGIPSIAISLEVRREKYKFGEGSEVDFSTASHFLRRVARAVLRGGLPEGVDMLNVNVPDDATEETRIAVTRLAHRMYRPTVEERIDPKGNPYYWIVGRKCREFEPGTDAYALKVGRKVSVTPINIDMTARVDFEGLRELLGP; translated from the coding sequence ATGCCAAGGATACTCATCACTAACGATGACGGGATTTATTCCAAAGGGCTGCGGGCCGCTGTCGAGGCCGTGAAAGACCTTGGTGAGGTTTACGTGGTCGCGCCGCTCTTTCAGAGGAGTGCCAGCGGAAGGGCCATGACCCTTCACCGTCCCCTCAGGGCCAAGCTTGTTGACGTCCCCGGGGCGAAGATAGCCTACGGCATAGACGGAATGCCGACGGACTGCGTGATCTTTGCCCTCGCGCGCTTCACAGACTTCGACCTCGCTATAAGCGGGATAAACCTCGGTGAGAACCTGAGCACCGAGATAACCGTTTCGGGAACTGCTTCCGCGGCCATAGAGGCGGCGACGAACGGGATTCCGAGCATAGCGATAAGCCTTGAGGTCAGGAGGGAGAAGTACAAATTCGGCGAGGGAAGCGAGGTTGACTTCTCCACAGCCTCTCACTTCCTGAGGAGGGTGGCGCGGGCCGTTCTGAGGGGCGGCCTTCCCGAAGGCGTCGACATGCTCAACGTGAACGTTCCGGACGATGCCACCGAGGAAACCAGAATAGCGGTCACGAGGCTTGCCCACAGGATGTACCGGCCGACGGTCGAGGAGCGCATAGACCCCAAGGGCAACCCGTACTACTGGATAGTCGGCAGGAAATGCAGGGAGTTCGAGCCCGGAACAGATGCCTACGCCCTGAAGGTGGGGAGAAAAGTCAGTGTGACCCCGATAAACATAGACATGACGGCGAGGGTGGATTTTGAGGGGCTCCGCGAACTTTTGGGTCCCTAA
- the ftsY gene encoding signal recognition particle-docking protein FtsY — translation MFGKLREKLKKFTKTVEEKIEEEEKALEKEAPEEKKGFIEKLLQVEIKEKDVEEALDELEIELLEADVALETVEALREKIKEKLVGKKVRIGTNKGRLIEEALREAVLDVLTPEKKIDLLELIKSKEEKPFVIAFVGFNGSGKTTTIAKLANWLKKNGLGVVIAASDTFRAGAIEQVEEHAKRVGVKVIKHSYGADPAAVAYDAIQHAKARGLDVVLIDTAGRNELNRNLMDEMKKIARVTKPDLVIFVGDSLGGNSVVEQAKQFNEAVKIDGVILTKLDADARGGAALSISHAIGAPILFVGVGQGYDDLRPFDEKWFVDRIFGEG, via the coding sequence ATGTTTGGGAAGCTCAGGGAAAAGCTCAAGAAGTTCACAAAGACCGTTGAGGAGAAGATAGAAGAGGAAGAGAAAGCCCTCGAAAAGGAGGCCCCCGAAGAAAAGAAGGGGTTCATTGAAAAGCTCCTCCAGGTGGAGATAAAGGAGAAGGATGTTGAAGAGGCTTTGGACGAGCTGGAGATTGAGCTTCTTGAGGCAGACGTGGCTTTGGAGACTGTGGAGGCCCTTCGTGAAAAAATCAAGGAAAAGCTCGTCGGTAAGAAGGTCCGCATAGGCACGAACAAGGGCAGACTCATAGAGGAAGCGCTCCGTGAGGCCGTTCTTGATGTCCTGACACCCGAGAAGAAGATAGACCTCCTCGAACTGATAAAGTCCAAGGAGGAAAAGCCCTTCGTCATAGCCTTTGTGGGCTTCAACGGCTCCGGAAAGACAACGACCATAGCCAAGCTGGCCAACTGGCTCAAGAAGAACGGTCTCGGCGTCGTCATAGCCGCGAGCGACACCTTCAGGGCTGGAGCGATAGAGCAGGTCGAGGAGCACGCAAAGCGCGTCGGCGTCAAGGTCATCAAGCACTCCTACGGTGCCGATCCGGCTGCGGTTGCCTACGACGCGATCCAGCACGCCAAGGCCAGGGGACTGGATGTCGTCCTCATAGACACCGCCGGAAGGAACGAGCTGAACAGGAACCTCATGGACGAGATGAAGAAGATAGCGCGCGTAACCAAGCCCGACCTGGTGATATTCGTCGGCGATTCCCTCGGAGGAAACTCCGTCGTCGAGCAGGCGAAGCAGTTCAACGAGGCGGTGAAGATCGACGGCGTAATCCTCACCAAGCTGGACGCGGACGCCCGTGGCGGTGCCGCTTTGAGCATAAGCCACGCCATCGGGGCGCCGATACTCTTCGTCGGCGTTGGACAGGGCTACGACGACCTCAGGCCCTTCGATGAGAAGTGGTTCGTGGACAGGATTTTCGGGGAGGGGTGA
- a CDS encoding ABC transporter permease: protein MDVGSVLSILITSLMAMVPIVLTSVGAAWSERAGVVSIGYEGVLLMSAFFGAIFAELTSNAVVGLLGGVFIGILLGMLHGALTVYLKGDHVIPGIGINLLAMGVVPFGILAYWGTAGQHQLPHDAQMWHWRTPYGELSPMVPVTILIALVTWWVLFKTPLGLRVRSVGENPEAADALGINVEKYRFWSAVYGHALAGLGGAFMSVDWLGLVHKTMSGGRGFIALANMVFSGWNPLVSLIGGWLFGFFDALAAWLAPKHIIPGQFILMLPYIMTLIIVAGIIGKARPPKWDGRPYKRE, encoded by the coding sequence ATGGACGTTGGATCCGTGCTCTCCATCCTGATAACCTCCCTAATGGCCATGGTGCCCATAGTGCTCACGAGCGTTGGTGCCGCGTGGAGCGAGCGCGCCGGTGTGGTCAGCATCGGCTACGAGGGTGTCCTCCTGATGAGCGCCTTCTTCGGTGCGATATTCGCCGAACTGACCAGCAACGCGGTTGTGGGACTGCTTGGTGGCGTTTTCATTGGAATACTCCTGGGCATGCTGCACGGTGCCCTCACCGTCTACCTCAAGGGAGACCACGTTATCCCCGGTATAGGCATCAACCTGCTCGCCATGGGTGTCGTTCCCTTCGGCATCCTCGCCTACTGGGGAACCGCCGGCCAGCACCAGCTCCCGCACGATGCCCAGATGTGGCACTGGAGGACGCCCTACGGCGAGCTCAGCCCAATGGTTCCGGTGACCATCCTCATCGCGCTGGTCACCTGGTGGGTGCTCTTCAAGACCCCGCTCGGCCTCCGCGTGCGCTCCGTCGGTGAGAACCCTGAGGCGGCCGATGCATTGGGCATAAACGTCGAGAAGTACAGGTTCTGGTCAGCGGTTTACGGGCACGCCCTGGCCGGCCTCGGCGGCGCCTTCATGAGCGTTGACTGGCTCGGCCTCGTGCACAAGACCATGTCAGGAGGCAGGGGTTTCATAGCCCTCGCCAACATGGTCTTCAGCGGCTGGAACCCGCTCGTCTCCCTCATCGGCGGCTGGCTCTTCGGATTCTTTGACGCCCTCGCCGCCTGGCTCGCCCCGAAGCACATAATCCCCGGGCAGTTCATCCTGATGCTGCCCTACATAATGACCCTCATCATCGTGGCGGGCATCATAGGCAAGGCAAGGCCGCCGAAGTGGGACGGAAGGCCATACAAGAGGGAGTGA